Proteins encoded within one genomic window of Marasmius oreades isolate 03SP1 chromosome 4, whole genome shotgun sequence:
- a CDS encoding uncharacterized protein (antiSMASH:Cluster_4.3), producing the protein MDKWEARFRTSPRYLRMFPPRSPPRISHVNATLIGLPRQWCSLIVQLQSGHIGLNAHLHRIQRSPTPNCDSCTATGNSKPETVNHFLFECPTYRKERHLMKQKLGRGADSLAHLLLGKKDTLRELIKFTGRTGRLKATFGEFCLD; encoded by the exons ATG gacAAATGGGAAGCCCGATTCCGGACTTCACCCCGCTATCTCAGAATGTTCCCCCCACGTTCACCCCCCCGAATCAGCCATGTAAATGCAACACTTATCGGCTTGCCACGCCAGTGGTGCAGCCTGATCGTTCAGCTACAATCCGGCCACATCGGGCTGAATGCCCACCTACACCGGATTCAACGGTCCCCAACCCCAAACTGCGACAGCTGTACCGCCACAGGCAACTCAAAACCAGAGACAGTCAATCACTTCCTCTTTGAATGCCCCACCTACCGCAAGGAACGACATCTAATGAAACAAAAGTTGGGGCGAGGAGCCGACTCTCTAGCCCATCTCTTACTGGGAAAGAAAGACACCCTGCGGGAACTGATCAAGTTCACTGGCCGTACGGGACGTCTCAAGGCGACATTCGGTGAGTTCTGCCTAGATTAA
- a CDS encoding uncharacterized protein (antiSMASH:Cluster_4.3) yields MTNIPSSKPIHTSRHSAFFSSFQVKDCWDEMGSAIQRGLQNTIMKCTRSGTRERKRAYYRHSNPAGNLFSLCLGGCEVGRLVFVVQLVEFLCIIDDVLEDLPHGEALVEHDILCEAVHNHNEPEISMTTPFTENTRPEWISFLREIKQEMMELDPVRSPALFLTFEQSLRSRDSSVVDFDTLEEYLPYRLLNFDYEFVSQLLLWAMNIDLTPEETSSPVLQDFKHSIGIIVGLVNDYFSWEMEKVQLEQSDRVRNAVAVVMKERRIPERKAKAEVKKVILREEVKVKLTMALLHGTGQRSYSEALGRYLDELEVFAGGYSYWCATCPRYSRPQSDSDETSDDSD; encoded by the exons ATGACTAACATCCCTTCCTCAAAACCCATCCACACCTCTCGCCATTCTGCATTCTTCAGCTCGTTCCAAGTCAAAGACTGCTGGGACGAAATGGGTTCCGCCATCCAACGAGGTCTTCAAAATACGATCATGAAATGCACTCGTTCCGGGACAAGAGAGCGCAAGAGAGCCTATTACAGGCACAGCAATCCCGCTGGGAATTTGTTCTCTCTTTGCCTCGGAGGATGCGAAGTCGGAAGACTTGTGTTCGTCGTCCAGTTGGTTGAGTTTTTGTGTATTATTGACG ATGTACTCGAGGACCTACCACACGGCGAAGCCTTGGTCGAACACGACATCCTCTGCGAAGCCGTTCATAACCATAACGAGCCGGAGATCTCGATGACGACACCTTTCACCGAAAACACTCGCCCCGAATGGATATCCTTCCTCCGCGAAATCAAACAGGAAATGATGGAACTAGACCCCGTTCGGAGTCCCGCTCTGTTCCTGACTTTTGAGCAGAGCCTCAGGTCGCGTGATAGTAGTGTGGTGGACTTCGACACGCTTGAAGAGTATCTTCCATACCGACTGCTCAACTTTGACTACGA ATTCGTatctcaacttcttctctgGGCAATGAACATCGATCTCACACCCGAAGAAACCTCGTCTCCCGTTCTGCAGGACTTCAAACATTCCATTGGAATCATCGTCGGCCTCGTCAACGACTATTTCTCGTGGGAGATGGAAAAAGTTCAACTCGAACAGTCGGACCGGGTTCGTAACGCTGTCGCTGTCGTGATGAAGGAGCGTCGTATACCTGAGAGGAAGGCTAAAGCGGAGGTTAAGAAGGTTATTCTTAGAGAGGAAGTGAAGGTGAAACTGACGATGGCCCTGTTGCACGGGACGGGACAACGCTCCTACTCGGAGGCGCTTGGACGGTACCTCGATGAACTTGAAGTCTTCGCCGGCGGGTATAGCTATTGGTGCGCTACGTGTCCGAGGTATAGTAGGCCGCAGAGTGATTCTGACGAGACGTCGGACGATAGTGATTGA
- a CDS encoding uncharacterized protein (antiSMASH:Cluster_4.3), producing the protein MKRHSIPHSNTLHRLFKYYTSLIMLFNKVFALSALTTLAAATAIPRGGGGGDSGTQCCQQVESAQSASAVALLALLGIVLNDLDVLVGINCSPITVIGGQNGACSTGTTAVNCADNSHGGLIDIGCVPVIV; encoded by the exons ATGAAACGACATTCTATTCCTCACTCGAACACTCTACATCGTCTGTTCAAGTACTACACCTCTCTCATCATGTTATTCAACAAAGTCTTTGCTCTCTCTGCCCTCACTACCCTTGCTGCTGCCACAGCCATTCCacgaggtggaggtggaggtgataGCGGTACCCAATGCTGCCAACAGGTCGAATCGGCTCAGTCCGCCAGTGCGGTAGCGCTTCTTGCCCTGCTCGGGATCGTCCTGAACGACCTCGACGTCCTCGTTGGCATCAACTGTAGCCCCATCACTGTCATTGGCGGCCAAAACGGTGCATG CTCTACTGGAACTACCGCAGTCAATTGCGCCGACAACAGCCACG GAGGTCTCATTGACATCGGATGTGTTCCCGTCATCGTCTAA
- a CDS encoding uncharacterized protein (antiSMASH:Cluster_4.3), protein MLFNKFFALSALTTLAAATALPRGGGGGGDSDTQCCKQLVPASDKSAAAILGLLGIVLQDLTVIVGLNCSPITVIGSNNGACSDGSNTVNCDDNSHGGLISIGCVPVTI, encoded by the exons ATGTTGTTCAACAAATTCTTCGCTCTCTCTGCTCTCACTACCCTTGCTGCTGCCACGGCGCTCCCACgggggggaggaggaggaggggatAGCGATACCCAATGCTGCAAGCAGCTTGTGCCGGCATCGGACAAGAGTGCGGCAGCCATTCTTGGCCTGCTCGGGATCGTCCTCCAGGACCTCACCGTCATCGTTGGCCTCAACTGCAGCCCTATCACTGTCATTGGAAGCAATAACGGTGCATG CTCTGATGGAAGTAACACAGTCAACTGTGACGACAACAGCCACG GCGGTCTCATCAGCATCGGATGCGTTCCCGTCACCATCTAA
- a CDS encoding uncharacterized protein (CAZy:GH62), whose product MMYLSFTHFNQAELQQLWYLIYQDGNAAYSTINNPSGWSSPKHFWSSQPNIITQNIGSGFWIDMCDSNCFHFSSDDNGHLYRAQTSVANFPNGFWPVIALSAAKNDLFEASNVYKVGSQYLLIVECISSTGHRYFRSWTSNSIAGS is encoded by the coding sequence ATGATGTACCTCTCGTTCACACACTTCAACCAAGCAGAACTCCAACAGCTATGGTACCTCATCTACCAGGACGGTAATGCTGCCTACTCGACCATCAACAACCCCTCCGGATGGTCATCTCCCAAGCATTTTTGGTCCAGCCAACCAAATATTATCACCCAGAATATCGGCTCAGGCTTTTGGATCGACATGTGCGACTCCAATTGTTTTCACTTCTCCTCAGACGACAACGGTCACCTCTACCGTGCCCAAACGTCCGTCGCCAACTTCCCTAACGGTTTCTGGCCCGTTATTGCTCTGTCGGCCGCTAAGAACGATCTGTTCGAGGCGTCCAATGTGTACAAAGTCGGAAGCCAGTATCTCCTGATCGTCGAGTGTATTAGTAGCACTGGACATCGGTACTTCCGTTCTTGGACTTCGAACAGTATCGCAGGATCTTGA